GCCCCGACAGAACCAAGCATATCCCCGATAACGTGAAGAAAAGCACTTCTGATATTCAAATTATGATCTTTGTCGCCCTGCATCAGGATAAACGCAGCCGCAATATTGACCAAAAGGCCAATGCTTGAAATGATCAGCATTCCCGAACTGGCAACTTCAGGAGGATCCATGAACCGCTCATAGGCCTCAAAGAAAATAAAGATCGAAATCACAATCAGCGTCAGCCCGTTGATAAACGCAGCCAGTATTTCAAACCGCTTGTATCCGAATGTTTTAGAAGAAGAAGCTCTTTTTGCCCCAAATGTCAGGGCAAGAAAACTCAGTCCAAGAGCTGCCGCATCACTCAGCATGTGCCCTGCATCTGACAGAAGAGCCAGACTGTTTGTCAGGAGGCCGCCAATCACTTCTGCAATCATAAAAAGAGTAATAATGGCAAACGCCCAAAGCAGCGCTTTTTTATTGCTCGTATGGTGATGATGATGCCCATCATGACCATGGTGGCTATGCGAATGTCCCATCGTATCCCCTCAACTCTCTTTATAT
The window above is part of the Metabacillus dongyingensis genome. Proteins encoded here:
- a CDS encoding cation diffusion facilitator family transporter; its protein translation is MGHSHSHHGHDGHHHHHTSNKKALLWAFAIITLFMIAEVIGGLLTNSLALLSDAGHMLSDAAALGLSFLALTFGAKRASSSKTFGYKRFEILAAFINGLTLIVISIFIFFEAYERFMDPPEVASSGMLIISSIGLLVNIAAAFILMQGDKDHNLNIRSAFLHVIGDMLGSVGAIIAALLIMFFGWGIADPAASIIVAVLIIISGFRVTKDSFHILMEGVPGNLNSDEIKAALLKMENVCGVHDLHVWSITSDFPALSCHLEVEEGKANQTILTEANRLLHDQFGLHHTTIQIDRKGSGCCGDEHCN